Below is a window of bacterium DNA.
ATTATTTTTGCGCTGTCCGCCTCCCAGCGTTTCTTTACGACAGCCGGATCGTAGGTGTCGGGGTCGTTAAAGAAATAAGCGCCGATTTTCAGCACATCGCGGCTAAAGTAGAGCCGTTCGTGCAGCAAAGCCACAACCTGCTCCAAGTAGGCCTCGCTCACCGACGCGAATTGCATCACGGCCTGCCGGTTTTCCAAAGCCAGCGAAGCCGGGCTGCGCCGCATGATATGCTCTTTGTTCAGCCAGTTCAATTTCTTCAAATCAAAAATGGCGGCGCTTTTATTGACGCGCTCCAGGGAAAACTGCTCAATCAGTTCCTCCAGGGTGAAAACCTGCCGATCGTCGCCTTCGCCGGGATTCCAACCGAGTAAAGCAATATAATTGAGCAGCGCGGCGGTTTCATATCCTTTTTTCATATAAGAGGCGACGTCCGGATCTACCTTGCCGGCGGGCAGCTCATCCAGGGATTGAATATCCCGCTTGCTCATCTTGGTGCCGTCCGGATTAAAGATGAGCGGCAGGTGCGCCAGAGCCGGCGGCTGCCAAGCGAAATATTCGTACAACAGCAGATGCTTGGGCACAGAACTGAGCCACTCTTCGCCGCGGATCACGTGGCTGACCTCCATCAGATGATCATCCACCACGTTGGCCAGATGATAAGTGGGAAAGCCGTCAGACTTTAACAGAACCTGGTCATCCACTTCCCGGCTGTCGAAGGTGACCGATCCGCGGACGATATCGTTGACTTCAAACTTGCGCTCCTGCGGCACCAGCAAACGGATGACGTAGGGCTGTTTTTGCGCCAGCGCCTTGTTCACCTGCTCAGTGGTCATGGTCAGGCTGTTGCGCATTTGCATGCGCCGGGCGGCGTTATACTTGGCGTGAAAATCGCCCTCCTGTTTCGCCTGCCGTCGCATTGCCTCCAGCTCTTCAGCAGTGTCAAATGCATAATAGGCGTGTCCCTGTTGTAGAAGAAGTGAGGCGTATTTTTGGTAGATCTCCGTGCGCTGCGACTGAAAGTAGGGACCGTACGCGCCTCCCTGTTCAGGCCCTTCGTCTGGTTCGATTCCCGCCCAGCGCAAAGCGCTCTGCAGGTTCTCTGTGGCGCCTGGCACAAAGCGCTCGCGATCCGTATCCTCGATGCGCAAAATAAAAACGCCCTGATGATGGCGAGCGAAAAGAAAATTGTACAGCGCGGTGCGCAATCCCCCGATATGAAAAAATCCCGTGGGGCTGGGTGCGAAACGTACTCGGACCTGATTCACAAGAATTCCTCGCTCTTATGAGCACTAATAAATGATGCAGGGGCGGCACGACTGTCATTCCGAGAAAACTACTTCGGCGTACAACCGTATCGCCCCTGTATGGGCGGAGAGGCAGGGATTCGAACCCTGGGTAGGGGTTACCCCCTACAACGGCTTAGCAGGCCGCCCCGTTCAGCCACTCCGGCACCTCTCCAGAATAACTTTTTCCCGCCAGCCAATTCCCTGGCGGAGGGAGGGGGATTCGAACCCCCATGGGTTTGCACCCGGCGGTTTTCAAGACCGCTGCCTTGCCTGTTAGGTCTATCCCTCCCTGGAATTGTAATTTACTGATTATTTATCAGACAGTCAAACCTTTTTTAATCCGCTGTTGCCGGCTTGAATCCGGCTCAGCCCTTGCGTACGAACTGCTTGCCCGCCAATTGCAGCACCAGGCCGCGCAATTCCAGTTGCAAAAGGAGGGACAGCACTTTGGCGGTGGGCAGAGCAGCGCGGGTGGCCAACGCATCGATATGCTGCGGTTCAGTGGTGAGCAGAGCGAGCAGCCGCTCTTCGTCTTGCGAAAGCAGCAGAGACACGGGCTTGGCCTCTGAACCGGCACCGTATCCAGGCAACTCCTCCAAAATATCCTCCACGCAGGTCACCAGCTTGGCGCCCTGCTGAATCATGCGGTTGCAGCCGAGACTTTTAGCATTATTGATGTTGCCGGGCAGCGCAAGGACTTCGCGGTTGCATTCCAGAGCATAGTCCGCCGTGATAAGTGCGCCGCTGCCCTGACCCGCTTCAATCACCAGCGTGGCCAGCGACAGGCCGGCGATGATACGATTGCGGCGGGGAAAATACGAGGCCTCGGGCTTGGTGGCCATGGGATATTCCGAGACCAGGGCGCCGCGTTCCGCAATCTCCTGCGCCAGCCCGAGGTTCTCCTCCGGATAAATAACGTCCACGCCGCTGGCCAGAACCGCGATGGTGTTGCCGCCGGTCGCCAGAGCGGCCCGGTGCGCGCAGGTGTCCACTCCTCGCGCCAGGCCGCTGACAACACAAAACCCCGCTACGGTCAAATCCCGGCTGAACTGCTCAGCCATCAATCGGCCATAGACAGAGGGGTTGCGCGTTCCCACCACAGCCAGTTGCTTCTGGGACAGACACGGCAGGGAGCCCTGAACAAACAACACAACCGGCGGGTCATTGATGGTCTTGAGCCATTCGGGATAATCCGCATCCCAATAAGTGAGCAAATGGGTGTGATGCGTTTGCACTCGCTGCAGCTGGTCTTCGGCAAACCTCTCAGCAGCGCTTTGTTTGATGTGGCCGGCCAAAATCTGATCGATGCCGTCGACCTGCGACAGCTCGCGGACAGATGCCTTGAGAACCCGGCTGGCGGTTTGAAAACGGGCCAACAAATTGCGCATGCGCCAAGAGCCGATCCCGGGAACATGCCACAGCTGCAATAGCGCTTGAAGCTCGGCAGGTGACATACTCTCCCCCGATTAAGATGTCGTATTCAGCCTTTCCCACAAAAGTCGCACCAGCTCATCCAGATGAAATCCAGCCACAGCAGAGATGACCACATGGGGATCTCCGCGGGATAAGCATGGTGCGTGAAACCGTTTGGTCAGCAGGTCTTTTTTAGTAAACACGATCACTCTCGGTTTTTTTTCTAAATTTTTTTTATAAGAGACCAGTTCATTCATCAGCACCCTGAAATCCGCTCGTGGGTTTTCCGCGGTGGCGTCGATCAGAATGGCCAGCACACTTGTCCGTTCGATGTGGCGGAGAAACTGGAAACCCAGCCCTCGGCCGGCATGAGCGCCCTCGATCAATCCGGGGATATCGGCCACCACAAAAGAATGGCCATCTTGATAGTGAACGATGCCGAGGTTTGGCTGCAAGGTGGTGAAGGCATAATCAGCGATCTTGGGCCGCGCGGCGGAGATGCAGGACAACAGCGTCGATTTGCCGGCGTTCGGCAATCCGACCAACCCCACATCCGCCAGCAGCTTGAGTTCCAGCATCAGTGTCCTCTCCTCGCCCTCCTGACCCTCTTCATACTGGCGCGGTGTGCGATTGGTGGAAGAGGTAAAGCGGGCGTTGCCCCGGCCGCCGCGGCCGCCTTTGGCCACCACTGCCGTCTGGCCGGCGCGGGTCAGATCCACCAAGATCTCTTCAGACTCTTTATCCAAAATCAGCGTGCCGACCGGCAGTCGCAGGGTGAGCGGTTGCCCGCTTTTGCCGGTTTTAAGGTCGCCCTGACCGTGGCGGCCGTTCTGGGCGCTATATTTGTTTTTGTATTTGAAATCCAGCAGCGTGCGCACGTGTTCGTCGGCCACCACCACCACATCGCCGCCGTGGCCGCCGTCGCCGCCGGCCGGCCCGCCCTTGGGGACATATTTCTCCCTGCGAAAGGCGATGCAGCCCGAACCGCCGTTTCCCGCTTTTACATGTATCTCTGCACGATCGATGAACATTCGTTTTTACTCAACAAAAAAAGGCCATGGCAACTTGATGTGATCTACCATGGCCCGTATTTTCACAAAGGAATCGGTTATCCTTTTGTCGAGAACCGCAGCCGTTTCCGTTTTGAATCCAGATCCAATTGCTTGAGCAATTTACGCAGCGCAAACCACCCTGGCTTTTCATAGCCATAGGTGGAAGAGTTCAACGTTTTGAGTATTTGGATGGTGCCTGCCTCCGGATCGTCCCGGATGATCTTTTGCACCTTGTCCTGTAGAGTCTCAGTCGTTTTGGCCGCCGCAGCTTTTTTATTGACCGTTTGAGGCGCCGGTACAACCGGTGTGGATTGAAACTCGCCATCAGTGACCGGCGCGGTGATTTCATAGCCTTTGGCAGCCAGGGTTTTCTCAAAATCTTTGACCGCCTCGTCAATTGTTTCAAACGCTTTGAGAATGAAATGGAATTCCAGCAGTTCAAACACTTCGTACACTTCGGGAATCATCCGCACCAGCTTCAAGTCGCCGCCCTTCTCCCGAATGCCTTTGATCTCGCTGATAAAAATTCCCCAGCCGGCGGAGCTGACATAGTCCACATTTCCCAGATCGATGATGATGTTGTAGGAACCGGCCTTGAGCAACGTATTCAACGCATGCTCCAACTCAGACGAGGTGGTGGTGTCGATGTACCCGCCTACCTTAATAATCGAGATGCTGTTGCGATACCCTACCTTTTCAACAGAAAGTTGAATACCTTCCATGTCAATCTCCAAATGGGAAATAACCTGCACTACGAGGCAAAATATAGCGGATAATCCCCTAAATGTCAATAAAAAACATTGCCTCTGGGCGGCGGTTTACAGGCTTTCGGTCAAAAAACGTTTGGCTCGTTCAATCCCCGTACGGATGTCGGCGCGGCCCGGCGCCATTTCCAGCAATCTCTCCCACACTTCTATCGCATGGTGGAAATTACCCTGGTTGGCGTGCACCACGCCCAAATTTTCATACGCGTCCGGATTCTTTGGATCCTGGCTGATCACCGCCGTGTAAACCTGGGCGGCCTCGCGCAATTTACGGCAACGAAAATAGGCGTTTCCCAGCAACATGCGCGCCTGGTGATCCTCAGGGAAAAAACGCAGATACTCTTCAAACAAACGGATCGATTCTGCATAGTTTTCCGCTTCATAGGCACTCACCGCATGCTGCAGCCGAGGATCGTTCGCCTCCACGTGGGCCGACCCTCTGGGTCTTGGCGTTTGCTGCTCAGCGGCCAGCATTTCGGCGGTGGAATCCGCCTGCCGTTGCTTTTGCAGTAACACCAGCAAATCGTCAAACTCGATGGCCGCGGCGGATGTCGGCGCCGCAGCGGTTTCCACTTGGCTGTCGCTTTCGCCGTTCGAGTTTTCCGTGTCGCCGCCATGCCATCGGCTCACAGACTCTAAGAATTCAAAAAACTGATCAGCGTCCAACCGCTCTTTCAGCTCCTGTCGGACGATCTGTTCCGAAATGTCGTAATCCAACTCTCCCTGTGGATTGATCAGGGGCTGCGTCTCGTCCATCTCCAGCAGTTCATCGATGGGCTGCTCAAGATGAGGCTCCAGTGACAGGACCGACGGTTCAGCGTCAGGGCTGATCTCATACAAAACCGTCGCATCGGTCACCTCCTGCCCGGCAACCAGCGCGTCGTCTTCCTCCAGAGTCATGCCGCCGCCGGATTGCAGCAGCTCGGCAAAGTCCAATTCATCCCTGCCCGCTTTTTCATACAAACGATGATCCGGCGGTAGATCCAGGTCAGCCGCCTGGCCTCGCTCCTCTGCATCCGGTTCCAGAGCGTCGGCGGCGGCTGAAATTTCCTGCAACGCAACTGGTTCGTCCTCCTCCAGGCCGGTTGCAGGAACCTCAGCCGTCGCTGTCTCGTCCTCTGACTGGGCATAGTCAGGCAGCTCCAGGGTCATCTCCTCTGCGGCTGCGGCGCTCTCCGGCTGGCTGCCTGCGCGTTTGTCGAACAGATCCTCCACCGCCTGATGAAAAAGCTCCGCAGCTTGAATGCTCAGGATATCCCGTCCTTGGTAGACATAATTCTCCTCGCGCCGTTGGCCGATGACCGGAGCCTTGATAGAGGGCGCCGGTTCGGCGGCTTTTTCCTCGGCAGGCTCGGTGATGGAAGGCTCAGCGGCTGATTTCACCGTCCGCCGTTTGGCTGCAGGCCGGGGCGCGGACAAAGCCGGCTCATCGAGCTCTGGTTCCTGGACATCGGACAACCCGCCGCGCTGAATGATCACGCGGCCGTCCAGTGTCGACAACGGCGTGCCCGGTGGTTTGATCCGGCGCCGTCGGCCGCCGCGATTGATAAACGCCTCGCGCAGTTCACGCGTGTTCAGATGCGCACGCACCAGTTCTTCATAGATCTTCGAGCTGCTGATCTGAAGAAACCCGTAGCGTTCGCTGAAAAGTTCTTCGCTTATCTTTTTTGCGCCGTATTCCGGAAACCGGCTGATGATATCATAAATTTTGGTCTTCTCTTCAATGCTGAGGTGCTTGTCCTCCAGTGTATCCGACTCTCCAAGCAGCTCATAGCTGTCGACGCCGGTCAATTCAAACTTGTCCCGGTATTTGTTATAATAAGCATAAGTAGACAGCCCCACCAGATCGCACGCCTCTTTGATGGTTTTGCCCTGCTCGATCAGGCTGAACACTCTTTTCGCCCGATCCAGCTCGATCTTTTCTGCGGTGGTTTTTTCCTTGATCGCCACCAGGGTGATGTCGTCATTTTGCGGGCTGCCTTCGGTGAACGAAAGGATCTCCTCATGCAACCGGTTGACAAACACATTCGGCGGCAAAGTGCCGTGTCGGCGAATGACGTCGAGAAACCTTTCTTCGCCGAACAGAGCACGTTTGCGGTTCATGGCCTCGGTGATGCCGTCGGTATAAATGAGCAGGATGTCATCCTCAGCCAGCGAGATCGTGTCCGAGGTAATGGTGTTGCGGAAAAGATTTTTATCCGGAAGCGAGATGCCGATGGGAAATCCGTGGGGATTCAAGTAAAAGGTTTTATTCTTGCTGGCCCGGTAGAGGATCATGGGATTATGGCCGGCGCTGGCATAGTTGAGTTTGCGCCGCTTGGAATCGATGATGACGTAAAACAGAGTGACGAACATGCCCTTCTTCATGTCGTTGACCACAAAATCGTTGACGCGTGACAGCACTTCTGCAGCGTCTTTGATGCCGCGCGCTTCGGTGCGCAATGCCGTCCGGATCATGGTCATGACCAGGGAGCCGGGCACGCCCTTGCCGGACACATCGGCCACCACGATTCCCAGCGTATCCTTGTCCACCTCGACAAAGTCGTAATAGTCGCCGCCCACCTCCTTAGCCGCTGCATAATAGGAGGAAATCTCGTATCCCTCGATCTCGGGGAAATCCGAAGGCAACAGCGTCTGCTGGATCTCCTGCGCCACCTGCATCTCTTTCTGCAGACGTTCCTGTTCAGCCAGGTTGACCTGAGATTCGCGCAGCTTCATGGTGATGTCGCTGAAAGCCTGGGCGATTTCGCCGATCTCGGTCGAGGCGTCGATGTCCATCTCTTGGGCTGCGCCCGGCTGGCCCAGGGCCTTGACCCATTCTGAAAGCCGGCGGAAGGGATTCATGACGATATAGATGAGCAGAAACAAACCCGCGGCGCCCAGCACCCAGATAAAACCGAGCATGTTCAAATCTTTCATCCGCGCCTGCTGGATCTCCTCGCTGATCACTCGATAGTTCATCACGAAATGGACCTGGCACAACCGCCGGCCCTTGTCATCCTGCACGATCTGATGGATATCGACGACGCGATCCGATGGAGGGATGGAGTAACTGTAAATCTCGGATTCCTCCTCCTCCGCATCCGCAGGCCGTTCATACACCTGCAGCCGCTTGCTGGGATCGGTGGAAGCGATGATGTTGTTGCTGCGGTCCACCACCAGGGCGTGGTGAAGGAAACCGCGATATTCCGCCGGCAGTTTGTTGACCGTGCGGCCGAGACTCTCGACGATGTTGAACAGTTGCGAGGCGTCATCGCGGTTAAGCAGCAGCTGCAAGTCCTCGCCCAGCTCGGGCTGCTGCAGGGTCAGCAGCACATCGGAAGCCAAGCCGGAACAGGCGGCCTTGGCACGGCCGAGGTAATCCTGCATCACCTGGTCATCCCGGCGGAAGAAATTGAGAAAATAGATGGTGGCCAAAATCAGAGAGTACGCCAGCATGGAGACCAGCCAGTAGCGCACCTTGAGGGTCATCGGGATGGCCGGCACAGCGATCTTGGGATGCCTCGCCACATCGCGATGTTTAATCATCCAGAGCTCGTTGCCCTCTTCGGTCTTGCGATAATCGATTTGATCGAGCAGGCGGCGCATGATGAAAATGCCCAATCCGCCTTTTTTGCCGATCTCGACATAGCGCTTGAGATCCGGATCGCTGACTTGGCGCGGATCAAAATATTTACCCTGATCGATTAAAACAATAGTCAGGCTGTTGGCCTTGACGATGGCGCGGATGGTGATGTTGCCCGGCCAGTCGCGGTAAGCATGTTTGATGATATTGGTGGCGGCTTCATCGATGGAAAGCTTGAAAGCATTGATCACCCGCTCGGAAAAACCATGCCGGCGTCCGACCTTGGTGACAAAATCCCGCAATTCGCTCAGATACTCGATTTTGGCAGGAACTTTGAGTTGTTCTTTTTGTACGTTGCGAAACAACGAAACCGTTTCCCTTTATATCTATCGGCCTGCAGAGCCGCTGATCTTTTTCAATTTGTCGTTCGCCGAATCAATCGCCCGCAGAATGTTGCGGTTTAACGGCTGCAGTTTTCGTGCCTCCTCCAGATGACGCAACGCCTCCTGATAGTTGCCGGCAATGGCGGCCTGGACACCCCGGTTGTAGATGGCCTTGACGTCCTCGGGCATATCCAGATCTTTGGCGTTGGCGCGGGCAAAGGCATCTTCGTATTTCTTGCGCAACGCCACATTGCCCGGTTCGCTGTTGGAGAGCTCGCGATATAGATCCGCCGCTTTCGCCCAGTTTTTATTGTTCTCATATTCCATGGCTTGTCGCAGCATGCTGTCGCGCGACAGCCCGGCGCTGATCTGATCGATTTGCCCGATAATATACGATTTGTAACGCTCATTGTCACGCGATAATCGCCGGGCTTCGTTAAGCATGGTGATGGCCTCATTGGGCCGGCCGGCCGACTGCAGCGTTTTTGCCCGCTCCAGCAGGCTGGCGATTTTGGTCGCCAGCGCTTTCTCCGCATCGCTTCTCAATTTGTTAAACTGGTCGCTGTTAGGCGCGTACTCGAGCGCCTTGTTGATCTCGATCAGGGCATCATGATATTCTTCGGCGGTGAAATAGGCCAGATACCGCTTATAATGATCGTCCGCCGCCTTGGCGTTGCGCCGGATCTGCGCCTCTTCCTCCTGTAACCGGCGCAGCGCTTCCTCTTCCTTGGTGCGTTTTTCTTCCAACGCCTTGCTGATGCGCGCGAACAACTCGCGGGTGACTTCGAGATCCGGATCGCTGCCGGTGCGGTCGTATTTGATCAGAATACGATTGATGGCCACATAGGCCTGCTCCAGATCGTTCTTGGCCAACAGCTTTTCTCCTTCCGCCATGCCGGAGGAGATGGCGTTTCTGCGTTCGTTCTCCAGCCGCTGGGTTTCGATTTTTTCCAGCCGCTGCAGCTCTTGCTGCTGATGCTCCTCCATCCGCTGTTGCCGATTTTTACCGATGTTGAGAACCAACGAAAGGCGATGGCTGGTGCCCAGCAATGCATCATTGCCGTTCCAGTAGGAATAATCGAACTGCATGCCGGCCAGTTTGGCGCCGACGCCATAGGTGAGATGATCGTTGTACAAGCCCATGCGTAGGGAAACCATCTCGTGATAGCGATACTCCAGCCCCATATGCAAGGTGGCTGAAGTCTTTTCGTTTTTGTCGATCTCGGCGGCCACCAACAGATGGTTAAGGGTGGAGACATCGATCTTTTTGCTCAGTCCCGCGCGCAGATTGCGAGGCGTCGTTTCGCGTGTTTCGATCGCGCGGATGGTGCGCTGCAGCAGATTCTGCACTGTCACGCCCACGGTGAAATTGTTCAAATAGGGGCCGGGCAGCTGCGGCGTGAACACCAGTCCGCCGTCTGCGCCGTAGGAGGCTTCGGCAAAGTTCGGCGGGCCGGCGGTGGGATCATCGTTATAGCCTACCAGGTTGGCGCGCTCCACTTTGAAAGTAGCGCCGAGGGACAGCCAGGGATGAGCGTTGAATCCATAACCGAACAGAAACAGCGTTCGTCCGTAATTCGTGGTGCCCACTACGGCGGGATCAAAATCGCGCAACTTGATGTCGCCGGTGGAGATGTTGAGAAGTCCGAC
It encodes the following:
- a CDS encoding SpoIIE family protein phosphatase — encoded protein: MFRNVQKEQLKVPAKIEYLSELRDFVTKVGRRHGFSERVINAFKLSIDEAATNIIKHAYRDWPGNITIRAIVKANSLTIVLIDQGKYFDPRQVSDPDLKRYVEIGKKGGLGIFIMRRLLDQIDYRKTEEGNELWMIKHRDVARHPKIAVPAIPMTLKVRYWLVSMLAYSLILATIYFLNFFRRDDQVMQDYLGRAKAACSGLASDVLLTLQQPELGEDLQLLLNRDDASQLFNIVESLGRTVNKLPAEYRGFLHHALVVDRSNNIIASTDPSKRLQVYERPADAEEEESEIYSYSIPPSDRVVDIHQIVQDDKGRRLCQVHFVMNYRVISEEIQQARMKDLNMLGFIWVLGAAGLFLLIYIVMNPFRRLSEWVKALGQPGAAQEMDIDASTEIGEIAQAFSDITMKLRESQVNLAEQERLQKEMQVAQEIQQTLLPSDFPEIEGYEISSYYAAAKEVGGDYYDFVEVDKDTLGIVVADVSGKGVPGSLVMTMIRTALRTEARGIKDAAEVLSRVNDFVVNDMKKGMFVTLFYVIIDSKRRKLNYASAGHNPMILYRASKNKTFYLNPHGFPIGISLPDKNLFRNTITSDTISLAEDDILLIYTDGITEAMNRKRALFGEERFLDVIRRHGTLPPNVFVNRLHEEILSFTEGSPQNDDITLVAIKEKTTAEKIELDRAKRVFSLIEQGKTIKEACDLVGLSTYAYYNKYRDKFELTGVDSYELLGESDTLEDKHLSIEEKTKIYDIISRFPEYGAKKISEELFSERYGFLQISSSKIYEELVRAHLNTRELREAFINRGGRRRRIKPPGTPLSTLDGRVIIQRGGLSDVQEPELDEPALSAPRPAAKRRTVKSAAEPSITEPAEEKAAEPAPSIKAPVIGQRREENYVYQGRDILSIQAAELFHQAVEDLFDKRAGSQPESAAAAEEMTLELPDYAQSEDETATAEVPATGLEEDEPVALQEISAAADALEPDAEERGQAADLDLPPDHRLYEKAGRDELDFAELLQSGGGMTLEEDDALVAGQEVTDATVLYEISPDAEPSVLSLEPHLEQPIDELLEMDETQPLINPQGELDYDISEQIVRQELKERLDADQFFEFLESVSRWHGGDTENSNGESDSQVETAAAPTSAAAIEFDDLLVLLQKQRQADSTAEMLAAEQQTPRPRGSAHVEANDPRLQHAVSAYEAENYAESIRLFEEYLRFFPEDHQARMLLGNAYFRCRKLREAAQVYTAVISQDPKNPDAYENLGVVHANQGNFHHAIEVWERLLEMAPGRADIRTGIERAKRFLTESL
- a CDS encoding PorV/PorQ family protein produces the protein MASRIIKTAFLIWMTLLSTLAAQYSYQTNAWGGATDIFDYPVGARAMALGGAYVSVADDPFALYWNPGALQRVPNMGLGVYYTNLAAGTSYNYLAYTHPTLFAGTFSVGLLNISTGDIKLRDFDPAVVGTTNYGRTLFLFGYGFNAHPWLSLGATFKVERANLVGYNDDPTAGPPNFAEASYGADGGLVFTPQLPGPYLNNFTVGVTVQNLLQRTIRAIETRETTPRNLRAGLSKKIDVSTLNHLLVAAEIDKNEKTSATLHMGLEYRYHEMVSLRMGLYNDHLTYGVGAKLAGMQFDYSYWNGNDALLGTSHRLSLVLNIGKNRQQRMEEHQQQELQRLEKIETQRLENERRNAISSGMAEGEKLLAKNDLEQAYVAINRILIKYDRTGSDPDLEVTRELFARISKALEEKRTKEEEALRRLQEEEAQIRRNAKAADDHYKRYLAYFTAEEYHDALIEINKALEYAPNSDQFNKLRSDAEKALATKIASLLERAKTLQSAGRPNEAITMLNEARRLSRDNERYKSYIIGQIDQISAGLSRDSMLRQAMEYENNKNWAKAADLYRELSNSEPGNVALRKKYEDAFARANAKDLDMPEDVKAIYNRGVQAAIAGNYQEALRHLEEARKLQPLNRNILRAIDSANDKLKKISGSAGR
- the dprA gene encoding DNA-protecting protein DprA; the protein is MSPAELQALLQLWHVPGIGSWRMRNLLARFQTASRVLKASVRELSQVDGIDQILAGHIKQSAAERFAEDQLQRVQTHHTHLLTYWDADYPEWLKTINDPPVVLFVQGSLPCLSQKQLAVVGTRNPSVYGRLMAEQFSRDLTVAGFCVVSGLARGVDTCAHRAALATGGNTIAVLASGVDVIYPEENLGLAQEIAERGALVSEYPMATKPEASYFPRRNRIIAGLSLATLVIEAGQGSGALITADYALECNREVLALPGNINNAKSLGCNRMIQQGAKLVTCVEDILEELPGYGAGSEAKPVSLLLSQDEERLLALLTTEPQHIDALATRAALPTAKVLSLLLQLELRGLVLQLAGKQFVRKG
- a CDS encoding glutamate--tRNA ligase; translated protein: MLVNQVRVRFAPSPTGFFHIGGLRTALYNFLFARHHQGVFILRIEDTDRERFVPGATENLQSALRWAGIEPDEGPEQGGAYGPYFQSQRTEIYQKYASLLLQQGHAYYAFDTAEELEAMRRQAKQEGDFHAKYNAARRMQMRNSLTMTTEQVNKALAQKQPYVIRLLVPQERKFEVNDIVRGSVTFDSREVDDQVLLKSDGFPTYHLANVVDDHLMEVSHVIRGEEWLSSVPKHLLLYEYFAWQPPALAHLPLIFNPDGTKMSKRDIQSLDELPAGKVDPDVASYMKKGYETAALLNYIALLGWNPGEGDDRQVFTLEELIEQFSLERVNKSAAIFDLKKLNWLNKEHIMRRSPASLALENRQAVMQFASVSEAYLEQVVALLHERLYFSRDVLKIGAYFFNDPDTYDPAVVKKRWEADSAKIIVEFSAEISKLDVFTSTAIEAVLRQVAEKNGVAATKLIHPVRLAVTGVGVGPGLFDILALLGKETVVRRLQNAAKRLPG
- the obgE gene encoding GTPase ObgE, with translation MFIDRAEIHVKAGNGGSGCIAFRREKYVPKGGPAGGDGGHGGDVVVVADEHVRTLLDFKYKNKYSAQNGRHGQGDLKTGKSGQPLTLRLPVGTLILDKESEEILVDLTRAGQTAVVAKGGRGGRGNARFTSSTNRTPRQYEEGQEGEERTLMLELKLLADVGLVGLPNAGKSTLLSCISAARPKIADYAFTTLQPNLGIVHYQDGHSFVVADIPGLIEGAHAGRGLGFQFLRHIERTSVLAILIDATAENPRADFRVLMNELVSYKKNLEKKPRVIVFTKKDLLTKRFHAPCLSRGDPHVVISAVAGFHLDELVRLLWERLNTTS
- a CDS encoding STAS domain-containing protein, whose amino-acid sequence is MEGIQLSVEKVGYRNSISIIKVGGYIDTTTSSELEHALNTLLKAGSYNIIIDLGNVDYVSSAGWGIFISEIKGIREKGGDLKLVRMIPEVYEVFELLEFHFILKAFETIDEAVKDFEKTLAAKGYEITAPVTDGEFQSTPVVPAPQTVNKKAAAAKTTETLQDKVQKIIRDDPEAGTIQILKTLNSSTYGYEKPGWFALRKLLKQLDLDSKRKRLRFSTKG